A genomic region of Kribbella sp. NBC_00382 contains the following coding sequences:
- a CDS encoding mannosyltransferase family protein yields MRRNGRLVVAERAAEDEQPRRARRAKAGAVLGVRWRPDVTFRETLGWWLVSRVGIFVLSISAPMLFNRGTDYPNVWHAWLQWDVWHFKAIAEFGYNHGEPSGAPLAAFFPGLPYLMRVVGWTGIGPVAGGVVVSLVASAVAGVYLARLAQYEFPQLTNLGPKAALIWFAAPVGVFLAAPYTEALFCAFAFPGWLAARQGRWARAALFVALASTVRVSGIFLIFALGVEFLTSKKRDWYSVPWLALPLVPVLGFMAYLKQIHGSWFAWQEAQEKGWAREFTKPWISLMHTVEAATKGHFAADRSDWTWMFRAELVALAVGLILLAWLLWRHSWGEAAWVASTIAAFVTSFWIYSLTRATLLWWPLWIGLAVLAERKPWLGRLYLAVAVPLAAIWAAAFFTGRWTG; encoded by the coding sequence GTGCGCAGAAACGGGCGTCTGGTGGTGGCTGAGCGGGCGGCCGAGGATGAGCAGCCGCGGCGGGCTCGGCGGGCCAAGGCGGGGGCGGTGCTGGGGGTTCGGTGGCGGCCGGATGTCACCTTTCGGGAGACGCTTGGGTGGTGGTTGGTCAGCCGGGTCGGGATCTTTGTGCTGTCGATCTCGGCGCCGATGTTGTTCAACCGGGGGACGGACTACCCCAATGTGTGGCACGCCTGGTTGCAGTGGGATGTGTGGCACTTCAAGGCGATCGCGGAGTTCGGGTACAACCATGGAGAGCCGTCGGGGGCTCCGTTGGCGGCGTTCTTTCCGGGGCTGCCTTATCTGATGCGGGTGGTCGGTTGGACCGGGATCGGGCCGGTGGCCGGCGGAGTGGTGGTCTCGCTGGTGGCCAGTGCGGTCGCGGGGGTCTACCTTGCGCGGCTGGCGCAGTACGAGTTTCCGCAGTTGACCAATCTCGGGCCGAAGGCGGCGCTGATCTGGTTCGCGGCGCCGGTCGGGGTGTTTCTCGCGGCGCCGTACACGGAGGCGTTGTTCTGCGCCTTCGCCTTCCCGGGCTGGCTCGCGGCCCGGCAGGGGAGGTGGGCGCGGGCGGCGCTGTTCGTCGCGCTCGCGTCGACGGTCCGGGTGTCGGGCATCTTCCTGATCTTCGCGCTCGGCGTCGAGTTCCTCACTTCGAAGAAACGCGACTGGTACTCCGTGCCGTGGCTCGCGTTGCCGCTCGTGCCGGTGCTCGGCTTCATGGCGTACCTGAAGCAGATCCACGGCTCCTGGTTCGCCTGGCAGGAGGCGCAGGAGAAGGGCTGGGCACGCGAGTTCACCAAGCCGTGGATCTCGCTGATGCACACCGTCGAGGCCGCGACCAAGGGCCACTTCGCGGCTGACCGCAGCGACTGGACCTGGATGTTCCGGGCAGAGCTGGTCGCGCTCGCCGTCGGGCTGATCCTGCTGGCCTGGCTGCTCTGGCGCCACTCCTGGGGCGAGGCCGCCTGGGTGGCGAGCACCATCGCCGCCTTCGTCACCTCGTTCTGGATCTACTCCCTGACCCGCGCCACCCTCCTGTGGTGGCCGCTCTGGATCGGCCTGGCGGTCCTAGCCGAACGAAAACCCTGGCTAGGCCGCCTCTACCTGGCGGTGGCGGTACCCCTGGCAGCCATCTGGGCGGCCGCCTTCTTCACCGGCCGCTGGACCGGCTGA
- a CDS encoding M15 family metallopeptidase — protein sequence MTTTDHPDAGRTGFSRRSVLRAGAAAAALAAIPEITAGSASASPLLAATSGDAQPWSPAGRSVSANGWPIGSSVRRSVVGIEGSDATVELLGRADVSAVLLHVARRFHYEVAALPPGGIAGFRPPAKFASQHQSNHCSGTAIEVLPGHYPLGVQGGLYPWQVTVIRDIVAECRGVVRWGGDYPRTADEGHFQIDVAPGDRRLADLAAVFTGYVDQPGYGPGTGEELPFTASSLRRAAAFQRQQGVVS from the coding sequence ATGACCACGACAGACCATCCCGACGCAGGCCGGACCGGTTTCTCCCGACGGTCCGTACTCCGGGCCGGAGCCGCCGCGGCCGCCCTCGCAGCGATCCCTGAAATCACAGCGGGGTCGGCGTCGGCCAGCCCGTTGCTGGCGGCAACTTCCGGAGACGCCCAGCCGTGGTCTCCGGCCGGGCGCTCGGTCAGCGCCAACGGCTGGCCGATCGGTTCGTCCGTACGCCGGTCCGTGGTCGGGATCGAAGGGTCGGACGCGACGGTCGAGCTGCTTGGCCGGGCGGATGTCAGCGCCGTACTGCTGCATGTCGCGCGTCGCTTCCACTACGAGGTCGCCGCATTGCCGCCCGGGGGAATCGCCGGATTCCGGCCGCCGGCCAAGTTCGCTTCGCAGCACCAGAGCAACCACTGCTCAGGTACGGCGATCGAGGTGTTGCCGGGGCACTATCCCCTGGGCGTGCAGGGAGGGCTGTACCCCTGGCAGGTGACCGTCATCCGCGACATCGTGGCTGAGTGCCGTGGCGTGGTCCGGTGGGGCGGCGACTATCCCAGGACTGCCGACGAGGGGCATTTCCAGATCGACGTCGCTCCCGGCGATCGCCGGCTGGCAGACCTCGCTGCCGTCTTCACCGGTTACGTCGACCAGCCGGGGTACGGACCGGGTACCGGTGAAGAGTTACCGTTCACGGCCAGTAGCCTGAGGCGCGCCGCAGCCTTCCAGCGTCAGCAGGGTGTGGTGTCCTGA
- a CDS encoding glycoside hydrolase domain-containing protein, which produces MDEMVLKAQKWVNATYGGVSGYVAAPETGKTGWATMYSLTRALQHELGITALSNSFGPGTLSALIAHGDIGADEPNQNLVKIIQCGCYCKGYNPASMDGKYDKYTALAINLMMNDLGLLGRVNGKLSPKVFKALLTMDAYVLLGGGLESIRTVQQWMNNRYYDRAPFFMMPCDGHFSRDVQKALIFSLQFELGLTDTQANGTFGPTTQANLKSQGLVQQGSSDGAKQFVHLFQAAMLFNNYDSGFDGNFSGDLAGEVGLFQKFSMLPQNGRGDFQTWAQLLVSTGDPDRPGTAFDCSLDYITPERAATVTAAKYETVGRYLANVPGSTKNKKIQPGEIATIFDAGLTLFPIYQANGRVVTDFTYTQGFANALEAHDAARGYGFEPATTLYFAVDYDATQDEIESNIVPYFHGVEAGLRSRGKVYAHGVYGSRNLCAQVSSETYARFSFVSGMSTGFSGNMGFPLPPNWSFNQIQTLTLGSGTGKIDIDKNVRSGRDPGVRSIRHDVPVLAEFNTYLTALYAAALDFAHGEDQGADRAIDLTLRYLRLPEYNDAYWLAYFRLQPAGGPFTAVADAALAHAGFPTRMGYFTEPMTFADLKVTHWAASIESARTWSDLDPADEAHFGDLGGWGGDLITLFAEYWRVREQNADAYVWIQNNLGKIGIDNSFDNRNLLEDIDSFNLARLLQANGSFSATVKSYYTVAANTAEVRVAKRFRNFLSGRFGNNQQSVADAALFLLTDPLYQALRAALARDIPDIWGEATHRNTIKRFCSGFADTLLARTGNEKALFARAAERQRQQLERGRR; this is translated from the coding sequence ATGGACGAGATGGTGCTGAAAGCCCAGAAATGGGTGAATGCGACCTACGGAGGCGTCTCCGGGTACGTCGCCGCGCCCGAGACGGGCAAGACCGGTTGGGCGACGATGTACTCGCTGACCCGGGCTCTGCAACACGAACTCGGGATCACGGCGCTGTCCAACAGCTTCGGCCCCGGAACGCTCAGCGCGTTGATCGCGCACGGCGACATCGGCGCCGATGAGCCGAACCAGAACCTGGTGAAGATCATCCAGTGCGGCTGCTACTGCAAGGGCTACAACCCGGCCAGTATGGACGGCAAGTACGACAAATACACGGCACTCGCGATCAACCTGATGATGAACGACCTGGGTCTGCTCGGCCGGGTCAACGGAAAGCTCAGTCCCAAGGTGTTCAAGGCCCTGCTGACGATGGACGCCTACGTGCTGCTGGGCGGCGGCCTGGAGAGCATCCGGACCGTTCAGCAATGGATGAACAACCGCTACTACGACCGGGCGCCGTTCTTCATGATGCCGTGCGACGGGCACTTCTCCCGGGACGTGCAGAAGGCACTGATCTTCTCGCTCCAGTTCGAGCTCGGCCTGACCGACACCCAGGCCAACGGCACCTTCGGCCCCACCACCCAGGCCAACCTGAAGTCTCAGGGTCTGGTCCAACAGGGCTCGTCCGACGGCGCCAAGCAGTTCGTCCATCTCTTCCAGGCCGCGATGCTGTTCAACAACTACGACAGTGGGTTCGACGGAAACTTCAGCGGCGACCTGGCCGGCGAGGTCGGGCTCTTCCAGAAGTTCTCGATGCTGCCGCAGAACGGCCGGGGAGACTTCCAGACCTGGGCCCAGTTGCTGGTCAGCACCGGAGATCCGGACCGCCCCGGAACCGCCTTCGACTGCAGCCTGGACTACATCACTCCGGAACGGGCGGCGACTGTCACCGCAGCGAAGTACGAGACGGTCGGGCGCTATCTGGCGAACGTGCCGGGATCCACCAAGAACAAGAAGATCCAGCCGGGCGAGATCGCCACGATCTTCGACGCCGGTCTGACCCTGTTCCCGATCTACCAGGCGAACGGCCGGGTGGTCACCGACTTCACCTACACGCAGGGTTTCGCCAACGCGCTGGAAGCCCATGACGCCGCGCGCGGCTACGGATTCGAGCCGGCCACCACGCTGTACTTCGCGGTCGACTACGACGCCACCCAGGACGAGATCGAGAGCAACATCGTTCCGTACTTCCACGGCGTCGAGGCGGGGCTGAGATCACGCGGCAAGGTCTACGCCCATGGCGTCTACGGATCGCGGAACCTGTGCGCCCAGGTGAGTTCGGAGACGTACGCGAGGTTCAGTTTCGTCAGCGGGATGTCGACCGGTTTCAGCGGCAACATGGGGTTTCCGCTGCCGCCGAACTGGTCCTTCAACCAGATCCAGACGCTGACGCTCGGCTCCGGCACCGGCAAGATCGACATCGACAAGAACGTCCGCTCGGGGCGCGACCCAGGGGTGCGGTCGATCCGGCACGATGTCCCCGTACTTGCGGAGTTCAACACCTACCTGACCGCCTTGTACGCGGCGGCACTCGACTTCGCCCACGGTGAGGACCAGGGTGCGGACCGGGCGATCGATCTGACGCTGCGGTACCTGCGGCTACCGGAGTACAACGACGCGTACTGGCTCGCCTACTTCCGGCTGCAGCCCGCCGGCGGGCCCTTCACCGCGGTCGCCGATGCCGCCCTGGCCCACGCCGGGTTCCCGACCCGGATGGGCTACTTCACCGAGCCGATGACGTTCGCCGATCTCAAGGTGACGCACTGGGCGGCGTCCATCGAGTCCGCCCGGACCTGGTCGGACCTCGATCCGGCCGACGAGGCGCACTTCGGTGACCTCGGTGGCTGGGGTGGTGACCTGATCACCTTGTTCGCGGAGTACTGGCGGGTGCGGGAGCAGAACGCCGACGCCTACGTCTGGATTCAGAACAACCTGGGCAAGATCGGCATCGACAACTCGTTCGACAACCGCAATCTGCTCGAGGACATCGACAGCTTCAACCTGGCCCGGTTGCTGCAGGCCAACGGCTCGTTCTCGGCGACGGTCAAGTCCTACTACACGGTCGCCGCGAACACGGCCGAGGTCCGGGTCGCGAAGAGGTTCCGGAACTTCTTGTCCGGCCGGTTCGGGAACAACCAGCAGTCGGTCGCCGACGCCGCCTTGTTCCTGCTGACCGACCCGCTCTACCAAGCCCTGCGGGCCGCGCTGGCCAGAGACATCCCGGACATCTGGGGCGAAGCCACTCACCGGAACACGATCAAGCGATTCTGCTCCGGATTCGCCGACACCCTGCTGGCCCGGACCGGGAACGAAAAGGCGTTGTTCGCCCGAGCGGCCGAACGGCAGCGGCAGCAACTGGAGAGGGGACGACGATGA
- a CDS encoding transglycosylase domain-containing protein, with the protein MSEGRRKAPTRARRKKHWALRVAGWLLALFFLGVIGVVAAFFIGYQTTDIPDPNKEFAANTTTVYYSDGKTVMGTFYEQNRRSVPLEQIPKYVQDAMIAAEDRTFWTNPGVSPSGMARAAFNIARGQQLQGGSTITQQYVKIMYLNQERTFSRKFSELFIATKLSRSQDKKSILEGYLNTIYFGEGAYGVAAAGEAYFSVPDPNKLSVPQAAFLATVLNNPTRFDPDNKSAAAQKRILERYQYVIDGMRQSGTITDTKAAAYGAKLPEIKKPKKSGGKYQGPNGFLLDMAKKELAKLVPQDQISGGGLKVITTFDVNKQNAIVRAGEEELPKKREGLHVGLASVRPGTGQLVAMYGGPDYLKSQLNWATAKGRPGSSFKPFAVAAALQDGRSIYDTFQGDSPIIVQGKKLNNEFDDDYGDVDLLEATEQSINTAFYDLVDKQMEDGPSKVVDAAEAAGIPKTSDLERGRNNPSTVLGPDPYAAPVDMANAYATFAAGGKFVPLHVLKSVTGPNFKTWTDQKEIIAKKAKQNFTPEVANMVNYVLQNVVDGKHGTGDKAKALDRPVAGKTGTAGGTALEHRKANAACDGCKEGKDTLTSWWAGYTPQLSTAVLYRAGATGEGDLDPYSSDKAFFGGNWPVRTWLAYMEPALAGTSPEEFAPADEEAIKDSPTPTFTPTPTFTPTPTNTPPPSNTPPPSSNTPPPPSNTNSPTPPTPTNTKTTKPPGWPPIPTKPTKPTNTPETPGGDGQ; encoded by the coding sequence GTGAGTGAAGGTCGTAGGAAGGCTCCTACCCGCGCACGCCGCAAGAAACACTGGGCACTGAGAGTAGCGGGCTGGTTGCTGGCACTGTTCTTCCTCGGTGTGATCGGCGTGGTCGCGGCCTTCTTCATCGGGTACCAGACCACCGACATCCCGGACCCCAACAAGGAGTTCGCGGCGAACACGACCACGGTCTACTACTCGGACGGCAAGACCGTGATGGGCACCTTCTATGAGCAGAACCGCCGCTCGGTGCCGCTGGAGCAGATCCCCAAGTACGTCCAGGACGCGATGATCGCCGCCGAGGACCGGACCTTCTGGACCAACCCGGGCGTCTCGCCGTCCGGCATGGCGCGGGCCGCGTTCAACATCGCCCGCGGCCAGCAACTGCAGGGTGGTTCCACGATCACCCAGCAGTACGTGAAGATCATGTACCTGAACCAGGAGCGGACCTTCTCGCGGAAGTTCTCCGAGCTGTTCATCGCCACCAAGCTCAGCCGGTCCCAGGACAAGAAGTCGATCCTCGAGGGCTACCTGAACACCATCTACTTCGGCGAGGGCGCGTACGGCGTCGCGGCCGCGGGTGAGGCGTACTTCAGCGTCCCCGACCCGAACAAGCTGAGCGTTCCGCAGGCTGCCTTCCTCGCAACCGTTCTGAACAATCCGACCCGGTTCGACCCGGACAACAAGTCGGCGGCCGCGCAGAAGCGGATCCTGGAGCGGTACCAGTACGTCATCGACGGCATGCGGCAGAGCGGCACGATCACGGACACGAAGGCGGCGGCGTACGGCGCGAAGCTTCCGGAGATCAAGAAGCCGAAGAAGTCAGGCGGCAAGTACCAGGGCCCGAACGGCTTCCTGCTCGACATGGCCAAGAAAGAACTCGCGAAGCTCGTCCCCCAGGACCAGATCAGCGGCGGCGGCCTGAAGGTCATCACCACCTTCGACGTGAACAAGCAGAACGCGATCGTGCGGGCCGGTGAGGAGGAGCTGCCGAAGAAGCGGGAAGGCTTGCACGTCGGTCTCGCCTCGGTCCGGCCGGGCACCGGCCAGCTGGTCGCGATGTACGGCGGTCCCGACTACCTGAAGAGCCAGTTGAACTGGGCCACCGCCAAGGGCCGGCCCGGCTCGTCGTTCAAGCCGTTCGCCGTCGCGGCCGCGCTGCAGGACGGCCGGAGCATCTACGACACCTTCCAGGGCGACAGCCCGATCATTGTCCAGGGCAAGAAACTCAACAACGAGTTCGACGACGACTACGGTGACGTCGACCTGCTGGAGGCGACCGAGCAGTCGATCAACACCGCCTTCTACGACCTGGTCGACAAGCAGATGGAAGACGGCCCCTCGAAGGTGGTCGACGCAGCCGAGGCCGCCGGCATCCCGAAGACCTCCGACCTCGAGCGCGGCCGGAACAACCCGTCGACCGTGCTCGGCCCGGACCCGTACGCGGCGCCCGTCGACATGGCCAACGCCTACGCGACCTTCGCCGCCGGCGGTAAGTTCGTGCCGCTGCACGTCCTGAAGTCCGTCACCGGCCCGAACTTCAAGACCTGGACGGACCAGAAGGAAATCATCGCGAAGAAGGCGAAGCAGAACTTCACGCCCGAGGTCGCCAACATGGTCAATTACGTCCTGCAGAACGTGGTCGACGGCAAGCACGGCACGGGCGACAAGGCGAAGGCCCTCGACCGACCGGTGGCGGGCAAGACCGGCACTGCTGGTGGTACCGCCCTCGAGCACCGCAAGGCGAACGCCGCGTGCGATGGCTGTAAGGAAGGCAAGGACACCCTGACGTCGTGGTGGGCCGGATACACGCCACAGCTGTCCACGGCGGTGCTGTACCGGGCTGGTGCGACCGGTGAAGGCGACCTCGACCCGTACAGCAGCGACAAGGCGTTCTTCGGTGGCAACTGGCCGGTAAGGACCTGGCTCGCCTACATGGAGCCGGCTCTCGCGGGCACGTCGCCCGAGGAGTTCGCGCCGGCCGACGAGGAAGCGATCAAGGACAGCCCGACGCCGACCTTCACGCCGACGCCGACGTTCACGCCGACGCCGACCAACACCCCGCCCCCGTCGAACACGCCGCCGCCGTCGTCGAACACCCCGCCGCCGCCCAGCAATACCAACAGTCCGACGCCGCCCACCCCGACGAACACCAAGACCACGAAACCACCGGGCTGGCCGCCGATCCCCACCAAACCGACCAAACCGACCAACACCCCCGAAACACCGGGCGGCGACGGCCAGTAG